The Desulfuromonas versatilis genome has a segment encoding these proteins:
- the fusA gene encoding elongation factor G: MNQPALSSIRNIGIISHIDAGKTTVSERILFYAGEIHKMGEVHEGSATMDWMDQEQERGITITATSTTCRWGELWINLIDTPGHIDFTIEVERSLRVLDGAVTIFSAVEGVQPQSESVWRQADRYRVPRICLINKMDRIGADYPRCLEQIRERLGARPVLLQLPLGVESEFAGVIDLLAEQAVLFDEADQGRTLSLAAVPEAYREAVAEARERLIEAAADFDDSILADFLEGRPVEAGRLQQALRRGTLQCRIFPVLFGAALRNKGIQPLLDAVGAFLPSPLEVPPVPAHHPETERETEELVCDPKGPLCLLAFKVLADEGRKLTYLRIYSGTLKAGDSLYNPVRGCQEKVARLFRMHAHKRERLDEAQAGDIVAAAGLKEALTGDTLCRPERPLLLAGLSIPDPVVSLAVEPKGVDDREKLLPSLDKLQWEDPTFKVHEDPETGQTILSGMGELHLEVVTTRLEREFGVHVKTGRPQVVYRETISRKVERREHFHRDLDGKVHEGEVLLGLSPLPRGGGLKLLLPEPGAASLPPELLEVLRQSLLQASAAGVRAGFPLTDIEVRVAEIPFAAGVTTELGLRAAAQRGLALAAREAGPTLLEPVMSLELIAPGDYAGKVLGSLQQKRGRVEGMQTRGDVEVIRAKVPLSEMFGYMTELRSATKGRGTFTMEFSHFDQAPAEVLERFGLG, from the coding sequence ATGAACCAGCCTGCCCTGTCGAGCATCCGCAATATCGGCATCATCTCCCACATCGACGCCGGCAAAACCACCGTCTCCGAACGCATCCTGTTCTATGCCGGGGAAATCCACAAGATGGGCGAGGTCCACGAGGGCTCGGCCACCATGGACTGGATGGACCAGGAGCAGGAGCGGGGGATCACCATCACCGCCACCAGCACCACCTGCCGCTGGGGGGAGCTGTGGATCAACCTGATCGACACCCCCGGGCATATCGACTTCACCATCGAGGTCGAGCGCTCGCTGCGGGTGCTCGACGGCGCGGTGACCATCTTCAGCGCCGTCGAGGGGGTGCAGCCGCAGAGCGAGTCGGTCTGGCGCCAGGCCGACCGCTACCGGGTGCCGCGCATCTGCCTGATCAACAAGATGGACCGCATCGGCGCCGACTATCCCCGCTGTCTCGAGCAGATCCGCGAGCGGCTCGGGGCCCGGCCGGTGCTGCTGCAGCTGCCCCTGGGGGTCGAAAGCGAGTTCGCCGGGGTCATCGACCTGCTCGCCGAGCAGGCGGTGCTGTTCGACGAGGCCGACCAGGGGCGGACCCTGAGCCTCGCTGCGGTGCCCGAAGCCTACCGGGAGGCGGTGGCTGAGGCCCGGGAGCGACTGATCGAGGCGGCGGCTGATTTCGACGATTCCATCCTCGCCGATTTCCTCGAGGGGCGGCCGGTGGAGGCCGGGCGCCTGCAACAGGCCCTGCGCCGGGGCACCCTGCAGTGCCGGATCTTCCCGGTGCTGTTCGGGGCGGCGCTGCGCAACAAGGGGATCCAGCCGCTGCTCGACGCGGTCGGTGCGTTTCTCCCCTCGCCCCTGGAGGTGCCGCCGGTGCCGGCCCACCATCCCGAGACCGAAAGGGAGACCGAGGAGCTGGTCTGCGACCCCAAGGGCCCCTTGTGCCTGCTGGCCTTCAAGGTGCTTGCCGACGAGGGGCGCAAGCTGACCTACCTGCGCATCTATTCGGGCACCCTCAAGGCCGGCGACAGCTTGTACAACCCGGTGCGGGGCTGCCAGGAGAAGGTCGCCCGGCTGTTTCGCATGCATGCCCACAAGCGCGAACGGCTCGACGAGGCGCAGGCCGGCGACATCGTCGCGGCGGCCGGCCTCAAGGAGGCCCTGACCGGCGACACCCTCTGCCGTCCCGAGCGTCCGCTGCTGCTGGCGGGGCTCTCCATCCCCGATCCGGTAGTCTCCCTGGCCGTGGAGCCCAAGGGGGTGGACGACCGGGAAAAGCTGCTGCCCTCGCTGGACAAGCTGCAGTGGGAAGACCCCACCTTCAAGGTCCACGAGGACCCCGAGACCGGGCAGACCATTCTCTCGGGCATGGGGGAACTGCATCTGGAGGTGGTCACCACGCGCCTGGAGCGGGAGTTCGGCGTCCACGTCAAGACCGGCCGCCCCCAGGTCGTCTACCGCGAGACCATTTCCCGCAAGGTGGAGCGCCGCGAACATTTCCACCGCGATCTCGACGGCAAGGTCCACGAGGGGGAGGTCCTGCTCGGCCTGAGCCCCCTGCCCCGGGGCGGCGGCCTGAAGCTGCTGCTCCCCGAGCCAGGCGCGGCCTCTCTGCCGCCCGAACTGCTCGAGGTCCTGCGCCAGAGCCTGCTGCAGGCCAGCGCGGCGGGGGTGCGGGCCGGGTTTCCCCTGACCGACATCGAGGTGCGGGTGGCCGAGATCCCCTTTGCCGCGGGGGTGACCACCGAGCTGGGCCTGCGCGCCGCGGCCCAGCGGGGGCTGGCGCTGGCCGCGCGGGAAGCCGGGCCGACCCTGCTCGAACCGGTGATGAGCCTGGAGCTGATCGCCCCCGGCGACTACGCCGGAAAGGTGCTGGGTTCGCTGCAGCAGAAGCGCGGCCGGGTCGAGGGGATGCAGACCCGTGGCGATGTCGAGGTGATTCGCGCCAAGGTCCCCCTTTCCGAAATGTTCGGTTATATGACCGAACTGCGCAGTGCAACCAAGGGGCGCGGAACCTTCACCATGGAATTCTCCCATTTCGACCAGGCGCCGGCCGAAGTTCTGGAGCGCTTTGGCCTGGGGTAG
- a CDS encoding HD-GYP domain-containing protein, producing the protein MRKRFDNILIRYTLISFAVVLGFSLSLGILVSRQITDHIIQSHIRIFPLVVNAIARNNPSVKQFFLAPPGTTVPEDVQRFLDELHRLETVFRVKLWGADAVVHWSDNAELIGRKFDDNNHYRSALLGEVVAEVEILNKEENLSEQGHGSVLEIYIPVEFGGEPLGVVELYESDHALFRQIGHSVGTTWWLIGAAGATLYALLFLTYYRAHVRQKWANAELLETQNVTISALAHQAEIRDLETGLHLDRTSRYVQILAAELRGCTDFKALLTPGYISALVKSTPLHDIGKVGIPDHILRKPGSLSPEEFGEIQKHCENGAAILRRAEKKLSSRSFLSLAIDLVLYHHEKWDGTGYPHGLKEEQIPLAARIMALADVYDALRSPRYYKAALSHARCLEIIRQERGVHFDPRVVDAFLARHDEFRQVSEEWADTLPKRPVPRESSRLLASGSAA; encoded by the coding sequence GTGCGCAAAAGGTTCGACAACATCCTGATTCGCTACACCCTGATCAGCTTTGCCGTGGTGTTGGGTTTTTCGCTGTCTCTGGGGATCCTGGTCTCCCGGCAGATCACCGACCACATCATCCAGAGTCATATCCGCATCTTTCCCCTGGTGGTCAACGCCATTGCCCGCAACAATCCCTCGGTAAAGCAGTTTTTCCTGGCCCCGCCCGGCACCACCGTGCCGGAGGATGTCCAGCGGTTTCTCGATGAGCTGCACAGGCTCGAAACGGTCTTTCGGGTCAAACTCTGGGGTGCCGACGCAGTCGTCCACTGGAGCGACAACGCCGAGCTGATAGGCCGGAAATTCGACGACAACAACCATTACCGAAGCGCTTTGCTGGGCGAGGTGGTCGCCGAGGTCGAGATCCTGAACAAAGAGGAGAACCTCTCCGAACAGGGGCACGGCAGTGTTCTGGAGATCTACATCCCCGTGGAATTCGGCGGCGAACCGCTGGGAGTGGTGGAGCTGTACGAATCCGACCACGCCCTGTTCCGGCAGATCGGCCACAGCGTCGGCACCACCTGGTGGCTGATCGGGGCGGCGGGCGCCACGCTCTATGCGCTGCTGTTTCTGACCTATTACCGGGCTCATGTCCGGCAGAAATGGGCCAACGCGGAATTGCTCGAAACCCAGAACGTGACCATCTCGGCCCTGGCGCACCAGGCGGAAATCCGCGACCTGGAAACCGGGCTGCACCTTGACCGCACTTCGCGCTACGTGCAGATCCTGGCCGCCGAGTTGCGCGGCTGCACCGATTTCAAGGCGCTGCTGACGCCGGGCTACATTTCGGCCCTGGTAAAGTCGACCCCGCTGCACGACATCGGCAAGGTCGGGATTCCCGACCACATCCTGCGCAAGCCCGGCAGCCTCAGCCCGGAGGAGTTCGGCGAAATCCAGAAACATTGCGAGAACGGCGCCGCCATCCTGCGGCGCGCCGAGAAAAAGCTCTCTTCCCGCTCCTTTCTCTCCCTGGCCATCGACCTGGTGCTCTACCACCATGAAAAATGGGACGGTACCGGCTATCCCCATGGCCTGAAGGAGGAGCAGATCCCTCTTGCGGCCCGGATCATGGCCCTGGCCGATGTCTACGATGCGCTGCGTTCGCCGCGTTATTACAAGGCCGCTCTCTCTCACGCCCGCTGCCTGGAAATCATCCGTCAGGAGCGCGGCGTCCATTTCGATCCGCGGGTGGTCGATGCCTTCCTCGCCCGGCACGACGAATTCAGACAGGTCTCCGAAGAGTGGGCCGACACCCTGCCGAAGCGTCCCGTGCCCCGGGAATCCTCCCGCCTGCTAGCCTCAGGCTCCGCCGCGTAG
- a CDS encoding cbb3-type cytochrome c oxidase subunit I: MEAPQYNTAIVRSFVHWSILWGVVAILVGILISFQLVNPDLNIAPYLTYGRLRPIHTNAGIFGWGIGSFFALFYYMVQRLCRTPLWSDGLAKFQLYFFNATIIAAAVTLALGYTTSKEYHELEWPIDIMVVVLWVVFAINIIMTIIKRKEEQMYISLWFMLASIVGVAVLYLVNAAEVPVSLFKSYSAYAGTNDANVQWWFGHNAVAMVLTAPPLAVFYYFLPKSTGVPIYSHRLSIVAFWSLIFMYLWTGAHHLLWTPVPDWVQTLAMAFSVMLIAPSWGSVFNGYLSMGGQWHQMRENYLVKFLILGITFYGLQTLQGPLQAVRSFSAFIHYTDWVPGHVHMGTLGWVSLVLFAAFYYLAPRIYGRELYSIPLANLHFWLVLIGQLVYSVSMWIAGVQQAGMWHSMNPDGSLAYSFMETLIEMYPYYWVRAFSGLIYIAGVAVFVYNLFMTARQGKPAGGKAAVGA, translated from the coding sequence ATGGAGGCGCCGCAGTATAACACCGCCATCGTCCGGAGTTTTGTGCACTGGAGCATCCTCTGGGGGGTGGTGGCCATTCTGGTGGGGATTCTGATCTCCTTCCAGCTGGTCAATCCCGATCTGAACATCGCTCCCTATCTGACCTACGGCCGCTTGCGGCCGATCCACACCAACGCCGGGATTTTCGGCTGGGGGATCGGCAGTTTCTTCGCCCTGTTCTACTACATGGTGCAGCGGCTGTGCCGCACCCCGCTGTGGAGTGACGGGCTGGCCAAGTTCCAACTCTACTTCTTCAACGCCACCATCATCGCCGCGGCGGTGACCCTGGCGCTGGGCTACACCACCTCCAAGGAATACCACGAACTGGAGTGGCCCATCGACATCATGGTGGTGGTGCTCTGGGTGGTCTTCGCCATCAACATCATCATGACCATCATCAAGCGCAAGGAAGAGCAGATGTACATCTCGCTCTGGTTCATGCTCGCCTCCATCGTCGGGGTGGCGGTGCTCTACCTGGTCAACGCCGCCGAGGTGCCGGTCTCGCTGTTCAAGAGCTACTCGGCCTACGCTGGCACCAACGACGCCAACGTCCAGTGGTGGTTCGGCCACAACGCGGTGGCCATGGTGCTGACCGCGCCGCCGCTGGCGGTCTTTTACTACTTCCTGCCCAAGTCGACGGGGGTGCCGATCTACAGCCACCGGCTCTCCATCGTCGCCTTCTGGAGCCTGATCTTCATGTACCTGTGGACCGGCGCCCACCACCTGCTGTGGACCCCGGTGCCCGACTGGGTGCAGACCCTGGCCATGGCCTTCTCGGTGATGCTGATCGCTCCCAGCTGGGGCTCGGTGTTCAACGGCTACCTCTCCATGGGCGGCCAGTGGCACCAGATGCGCGAGAACTACCTGGTCAAGTTCCTGATCCTCGGCATCACCTTCTACGGGCTGCAGACCCTGCAGGGGCCGCTGCAGGCGGTGCGCTCCTTCTCGGCCTTCATCCACTACACCGACTGGGTGCCGGGGCACGTGCACATGGGGACCCTCGGCTGGGTGTCGCTGGTGCTGTTCGCCGCCTTCTACTACCTGGCGCCGCGCATCTACGGCCGCGAGCTCTACAGCATTCCCCTGGCCAACCTGCATTTCTGGCTGGTGCTGATCGGCCAGCTGGTCTACTCGGTGAGCATGTGGATCGCCGGGGTGCAGCAGGCGGGCATGTGGCACAGCATGAACCCCGACGGGTCGCTGGCCTACTCCTTCATGGAGACGCTCATCGAGATGTACCCCTATTACTGGGTCCGGGCCTTCTCCGGGTTGATCTACATCGCCGGGGTCGCGGTCTTCGTCTACAACCTGTTCATGACTGCGCGCCAGGGTAAGCCGGCCGGCGGCAAAGCCGCCGTGGGCGCCTGA
- the ccoO gene encoding cytochrome-c oxidase, cbb3-type subunit II — protein MWEKKPVLLLLMATATILVGTLVTMVLPFAWVNTEADRIETVTPYTPLEQEGRDVYIREGCNNCHTQTVRPLVAEVLRYGDYSKSGEFVYDRPFLWGSRRTGPDLARIGGKYPDAWHYQHMSAPTSMVPRSNMPAYAFLNENQVDPGYTRRKMEVLGFPYSEEQIAALEGKTEMDAMVAYLQKLGSDIPWREAARTTLVGDLSNPYQGDSSVLDEGGRLYGQHCASCHGADFEGSDIAPDLQDVDMADAELYELLYNGIPDGGMPAFSTLGSDRVWKLVNFVKYHKRH, from the coding sequence ATGTGGGAAAAGAAGCCTGTCCTCCTGCTGCTGATGGCCACCGCCACCATCCTGGTCGGCACCCTGGTCACCATGGTGCTCCCTTTCGCCTGGGTCAACACCGAGGCCGACCGCATCGAAACCGTCACCCCCTACACCCCCCTCGAGCAGGAGGGGCGCGACGTCTACATCCGCGAGGGGTGCAACAACTGCCACACCCAGACCGTGCGCCCGCTGGTCGCCGAGGTGCTGCGCTACGGCGACTACTCCAAGTCGGGCGAGTTTGTCTATGACCGCCCCTTTCTCTGGGGCTCGCGGCGCACCGGGCCCGACCTGGCCCGCATTGGCGGCAAATACCCCGACGCCTGGCACTACCAGCACATGAGCGCGCCGACCTCCATGGTGCCGCGCTCCAACATGCCGGCCTACGCCTTCTTGAACGAGAACCAGGTCGATCCCGGCTACACCCGGCGCAAAATGGAGGTGCTCGGCTTCCCCTACAGCGAGGAGCAGATCGCAGCTCTCGAGGGCAAGACCGAGATGGACGCCATGGTCGCCTACCTGCAGAAGCTCGGCAGCGACATCCCCTGGCGCGAGGCCGCCCGCACCACCCTGGTGGGGGACCTGAGCAACCCCTACCAGGGGGACTCCTCGGTACTCGACGAGGGGGGACGGCTTTACGGGCAGCACTGTGCCTCCTGCCACGGCGCCGACTTCGAGGGGAGCGACATCGCCCCGGATCTTCAGGACGTGGACATGGCTGACGCCGAGCTGTATGAACTGCTCTACAACGGGATTCCCGACGGTGGGATGCCGGCCTTCTCTACCCTCGGCTCCGACCGGGTGTGGAAGCTGGTCAATTTCGTCAAGTATCACAAGAGGCATTGA
- a CDS encoding CcoQ/FixQ family Cbb3-type cytochrome c oxidase assembly chaperone codes for MDWASILYLGMTLGLFALFAVIVVRTYHRKRKKDLEEPKHRMLDDD; via the coding sequence ATGGACTGGGCCTCGATCCTGTACCTGGGCATGACCCTGGGCCTGTTCGCGCTGTTCGCGGTGATCGTCGTGCGAACCTATCACCGCAAGCGCAAAAAGGACCTGGAGGAGCCCAAACACCGTATGCTGGATGACGATTAA
- a CDS encoding c-type cytochrome — MSMLEEHKHKHPTHDFDGITENRTNRPPAYFSVLFYGLILWGTIFSAYYLLSGWSSDAEFAAKMADHQQQVAEQKPSGPQAAAAAPQMSEEELLNEGKELFAQHCAACHGAAGEGGIGPALDGADYAYGADREAVHLSIAKGREGGMPAFGSQLSATQLEALTGFVLSLQPSGSAAAPAPAAGEPAAEEPAAAAAEGPDAAELYAGNCAACHGADGRGGIGPDLGAGEYKFGKDDAAILESIANGRPGGMPAFGARLSEAQLLSLVEFLKSL, encoded by the coding sequence ATGTCCATGTTGGAAGAACATAAACACAAGCACCCGACCCACGACTTCGACGGTATCACCGAGAACCGGACCAACCGGCCCCCGGCCTACTTCTCGGTGCTGTTCTACGGCCTGATCCTCTGGGGGACCATCTTCAGCGCCTACTACCTGCTGAGCGGCTGGAGTTCGGACGCCGAATTCGCGGCCAAGATGGCCGACCACCAGCAGCAGGTCGCCGAGCAGAAGCCCTCGGGACCCCAGGCCGCAGCCGCCGCCCCGCAGATGAGCGAGGAGGAGCTGCTGAACGAGGGCAAGGAACTCTTCGCCCAGCACTGTGCCGCCTGTCACGGGGCCGCGGGCGAGGGGGGGATCGGCCCGGCCCTGGACGGTGCGGATTACGCCTACGGCGCCGACCGGGAGGCGGTGCACCTGAGCATCGCCAAGGGGCGCGAGGGAGGGATGCCGGCCTTCGGCAGCCAGCTCTCCGCCACCCAGCTGGAGGCCCTGACCGGCTTCGTGCTGTCCCTGCAGCCCTCGGGGTCGGCCGCGGCGCCGGCGCCCGCCGCCGGGGAGCCCGCGGCCGAAGAGCCCGCCGCCGCGGCGGCCGAGGGGCCTGACGCCGCAGAGCTTTACGCCGGCAACTGCGCCGCCTGCCACGGCGCCGACGGCCGCGGCGGGATCGGCCCGGACCTGGGCGCCGGCGAGTACAAGTTCGGCAAGGACGATGCGGCCATCCTCGAGAGCATCGCCAACGGCCGTCCCGGCGGCATGCCGGCCTTCGGCGCCAGGCTCTCCGAAGCCCAGCTGCTGAGCCTGGTGGAGTTTTTGAAGTCCCTCTGA
- a CDS encoding 4Fe-4S dicluster domain-containing protein, with product MSASRPRLLGPWRRVFQWGTTLLLLVVPFVRLEGRSLLRLDIPSLTLEAFGAVFRLEELYLFLLLGIALVLLFLLVTLALGRAWCGWACPQTTLTDLAEGFARRLGVKVKAGKMAPAAWQQPLLHGFYLAVSLLFAANLVWYFISPYEFFPRLLSGELGAGAWGTLAVVGGAVYLDLALVRRLMCREFCPYGRFQTALVDPGTLTLRFHPDEAERCIRCGACVRACPVGIDIRRGYQIECINCGRCLDACREVMARRGQRGIIRYTFGLSGKGLGALLNLRMLLVAGVFLAVSLGLVTATLMRPAASLKLSRSPAPARVLEDGQLVNFFTAVVGNRGTEPQSLRLAARLPSGLALEVRGQNVLDLAPGERRKVEFAVLAPVFGGGSQPFQMVLNTPAAQEVARSEAQLLPAKEGSR from the coding sequence ATGAGCGCGTCTCGTCCCCGGCTGCTCGGCCCCTGGCGGCGGGTCTTTCAATGGGGCACCACCCTGCTGCTGCTGGTGGTGCCCTTCGTGCGCCTGGAGGGGCGCAGCCTGCTGCGCCTCGACATCCCGAGCCTGACCCTCGAGGCCTTCGGCGCGGTCTTTCGGCTGGAGGAACTCTACCTGTTCCTGCTGCTCGGCATCGCCCTGGTGCTGCTGTTTCTGCTGGTGACCCTGGCTTTGGGCCGGGCCTGGTGCGGCTGGGCCTGCCCGCAGACCACCCTGACCGACCTGGCCGAGGGGTTCGCCCGGCGGCTCGGGGTCAAGGTCAAGGCCGGAAAGATGGCGCCCGCCGCCTGGCAGCAGCCGCTGCTGCACGGCTTCTACCTGGCGGTCTCCCTGCTGTTCGCCGCCAACCTGGTCTGGTACTTCATCTCGCCCTATGAATTTTTCCCCCGGCTGCTCTCCGGGGAGCTGGGCGCGGGGGCCTGGGGCACCCTGGCGGTAGTCGGCGGGGCGGTCTACCTCGACCTGGCCCTGGTGCGCCGGCTGATGTGCCGGGAGTTCTGCCCCTACGGCCGCTTCCAGACAGCGCTGGTCGACCCGGGAACCCTCACCCTGCGCTTTCACCCCGACGAGGCCGAGCGCTGCATCCGCTGCGGGGCCTGCGTGCGCGCCTGCCCGGTGGGGATCGACATCCGCCGCGGCTACCAGATCGAGTGCATCAACTGCGGCCGCTGCCTCGACGCCTGCCGCGAGGTGATGGCCCGGCGCGGCCAGCGCGGCATCATCCGCTACACCTTCGGCCTCTCGGGCAAGGGGCTCGGCGCCCTGCTCAACCTGCGCATGCTGCTGGTGGCCGGGGTGTTTCTGGCGGTCTCCCTGGGGCTGGTAACGGCCACCCTGATGCGCCCCGCGGCGAGCCTCAAGCTGAGCCGTTCCCCGGCCCCGGCCCGGGTGCTGGAGGATGGGCAGCTGGTCAACTTCTTCACCGCGGTGGTCGGCAACCGGGGCACCGAACCGCAAAGCCTGCGGCTCGCCGCGCGGCTCCCCTCGGGCCTCGCCCTGGAGGTGCGCGGCCAGAACGTTCTTGACCTGGCACCGGGTGAACGTCGTAAAGTGGAATTCGCGGTACTCGCCCCGGTCTTTGGGGGCGGTTCGCAGCCGTTTCAGATGGTGTTGAACACCCCGGCGGCGCAGGAGGTGGCCCGAAGCGAGGCCCAGCTGCTGCCGGCCAAGGAAGGATCCCGATGA
- a CDS encoding FixH family protein yields the protein MNPVSRRNPWPLWLLLLGAFFLTLTAWSVYRASTRGSAVTDPGYYSHGLRFNDSLLERQAAEGLGWSVATAVQDGWIRVRLSGRDGLPVAGGAGEVVIFRVRTGSETRLVLHELSPGEYGAPLPGGLRGEFPAEMSLGRDGARVSRRLQLNL from the coding sequence ATGAACCCTGTTTCGCGACGCAATCCCTGGCCCCTGTGGCTGCTGCTGCTCGGCGCTTTTTTTCTGACCCTGACCGCCTGGTCGGTCTACCGCGCCTCGACCCGGGGCAGCGCCGTCACCGATCCCGGCTACTACAGCCACGGGCTCAGGTTCAACGATTCGCTGCTCGAACGCCAGGCGGCCGAGGGGCTTGGCTGGAGCGTGGCGACCGCCGTGCAGGACGGCTGGATCCGCGTGCGGCTGAGCGGCCGCGACGGGCTGCCGGTGGCCGGCGGGGCCGGCGAGGTGGTGATCTTCCGGGTCCGCACCGGCAGCGAGACGCGCCTGGTGCTCCACGAACTCTCGCCCGGGGAGTATGGAGCCCCCCTGCCGGGTGGCCTGCGCGGCGAGTTCCCCGCCGAAATGAGCCTCGGCCGCGACGGGGCCCGCGTCAGTCGCCGTCTGCAGCTCAATCTCTGA